The genomic interval CCCCGCATGGCCGCCCGGATCCGGTCGCTCTGGCCGCGCAGCCGCTCGGGCGCCAGGCTGGCGAGCCCGGGGAACGCCGCGAGGCTCGGGTGCTGCCGGCGCGGCGGCGTCGGCTGCCCGGGAGCCGCCTCCGCACCGGGAGCCGCCTCCGCACCGGGAGCCGCCTCCGCACCGGGAGCCGTCTCCGGCCCGGGAGCCGCCTCCGCACCGGGACGGCTTGACCGGTGCCGCCCGCGCGTCTGCGGGGGAAGAGACCCGGTGGCCGGACCTGTGTTCATCGGTTGTCCCCCGGAGTCGCGCACGCGCGTACCCTCCCCATCACACGGCGTGACATGCACCCGGGTGCGTATTCACCCGCGCCAGGTCTCGGCGCGGGCCGCACGGTCCGCGCCAGCCGTGTGGGCGGGTCGGCGGGCACCCGGGGGACGTCGGTCACCGGTTGGTCAGTGTCTGTCCGCCGCGGCGGCCTCGGTGGCGAGGTCGGCGTCGACCATCATCTCCACCAGCTCACGGAAGCCGACCCGCGGCTTCCACCCCAGCACCTCGGCCGCCTTCGACGGGTCGCCCACCAGGACGTCGACCTCGGCTGGCCGGAAGAAACGCGGGTCGGACCGGACATAGCCCGACCAGTCCTCGATACCGACCCGGGCGAAGGCCACGTCCAACAGCTCACGGATGCTGTGGGTCTCACCGGTCGCGACGACGAAGTCGTCCGGGGTGTCCTGCTGAAGCATCCGCCACATCGCGTCCACATAGTCCCCCGCGAAACCCCAGTCGCGCCGCGACTCCAGATTCCCCAGCGACACCGAGTCCTGCAGACCCAGCGAAATCCGCGCCACCGCCCGGGAGATCTTCCGCGTCACGAACTCGATCCCCCGCCGCGGCGACTCGTGATTGAACAACATCCCCGAACACGCGAACAACCCGTACGACTCCCGGTAATTCACCGTCAGATAATGCCCGAACGTCTTCGCCACCCCGTACGGCGAACGCGGATGAAACGGCGTCGTCTCCCGCTGCGGCGTCTCCCGCACCTTTCCGAACATC from Parafrankia discariae carries:
- a CDS encoding GDP-mannose 4,6-dehydratase is translated as GLYLGELLVGRGYEVFGLVRGQSNPKVATVERLVPGVVLLEGDLTDLPSLIGAVEISQPDEVYNLGAISFVGLSWKQAELTGETTGMGVLRVLEALRIAGGNDLSRVRFYQASSSEMFGKVRETPQRETTPFHPRSPYGVAKTFGHYLTVNYRESYGLFACSGMLFNHESPRRGIEFVTRKISRAVARISLGLQDSVSLGNLESRRDWGFAGDYVDAMWRMLQQDTPDDFVVATGETHSIRELLDVAFARVGIEDWSGYVRSDPRFFRPAEVDVLVGDPSKAAEVLGWKPRVGFRELVEMMVDADLATEAAAADRH